The Kiritimatiellia bacterium genomic sequence TTATAAAAGAGCATTTCATGTGCCAATTCCGGCGCTTAAAATCTGTTTGACATTTATCGCCGGCTCAAGCATAAAGAAACGCTTATTTCCGGGATAAGGCGGCAATGCCAGCTTGAGCGAAAGCGAATATTGCACGGTTTTCGTGCAATATTCGGGTATTAAAAACTTCTTCGCAAAACTGTCATATGTCTAAAAGGAACGGTTTAAGGGGGGAGGCAATAATGATAAGGCTGAAGGCTGCGGCTAAAATCAATTTATTCCTGGACGTTTTCGGCAAGCGGCTGGACGGTTATCATAATATCCAGAGCCTGCTTCTTCCGATTTCGCTTTTTGACACTATCCGCATTGAAAGCCGCTCCGCGAATATTTTCGTCTCCATTCCGCCGGTCTGCCGTTTTCGCGGAATTCCCTGGCCGTTTCTGATGGCCGATAAAAAGGAAAACCTTGTCACGCGCGCGGCCGAATTGTTGAAGAAACACTGCGGTTGTCGGAAAGGCGCCGCGATATTTCTGACCAAACGGATTCCGATCGGCGCCGGTCTCGGCGGCGGCAGCGCCGATGCCGCCGCGGTTTTAATCGGCTTGAACCGTCTCTGGAAAACGGGGCTTTCGCGGGAACAATTGATGGAAATCGGGGCGCAGATCGGTTGCGATGTCCCGGCCCTTATCCACGGCGGCGCGATCTGCATGGCGGGGCGCGGCGAAACCATTGCGGCGGTCAGCCGCCTTATTAAGCGCGACTTCCGGCTGCTGCTGATTTATCCCGGGTTTGCGATATCCACCGGCGACATCTACCGCCGTTATTCCGCCGGTTACCGCCGTCGGCCAGCCGGCCGCTTCCGCTCCGCGGCGGAGCATTCGGTTGTGGATGCCAGATTTGAAAAGGTTGTTTCCGGTTTAGAGAGCGGTTCCCTGCGCCTGATCGGCGAAGGCTTGTTCAACGCCATGGAAAAAACCGTCTTTCACAAATACCCGTTGTTAGAAATGATGAAAAAAAGTCTTGAAAAGGCCGGGGCAAAGCATGTATTGTTAACGGGCAGTGGGTCTACGATGTTTGTGTTGCTGGAAAAAGAGGCCGAAGGAGAGAGGATAGCAAGGTTCATCCGCAAGCAGATTGACTCGCCGCTATGGACTCAAGTTGTGCATACCATCGGGAAACGGGAGAATGAGTTTGCAATTTGAGCCCTGCAATAAATATTAATTGTTCCCCGGCGTGCAGGGCGCCCCGGGGCCGGCGTTCCTGGCCGGACTCGGGCTGGGGCGGAGCGGCGGCCTGTTCCCGCGATTGCCCGATGGTGTAATGGTAGCACACGGCCCTTTGGAGGCCAGAGTCTAGGTTCAAATCCTGGTCGGGCAACCATCCGTTCGCGGCGGGTACCATCTGGAAAATCATCCGCATATTATTTGAAAGGATTGGAAAATTGAAAATTTTTTCTGGGAGCGCCAATATTCCCCTGGCCAAAGGCATAGCTGACACGGTCGGAATTCCCATCGGAGCCATCAATATTTCCCATTTTCCGGACGGGGAAATTGCGGTCAAAATACTGGATAACATCAGAGGCAAGGATGTGTTTATCATTCAGCCGACCTGTTATCCGCCGAACGAGAACGTCATGGAGCTGTTGATTGTGATTGACGCCATGCGCCGCGCTTCCGCCGCGCGCATCACGGCGGTCATGCCCTTTTACGGTTATGCCCGGCAGGACCGCAAAGACCAGCCGCGCGTGCCGATCACGGCCAAACTCATCGCCAATCTTCTGGTGGCGGCCGGCGCCAACCGTCTCCTTGCCATGGACTTTCACTCCCAGCAGGTGCAGGGGTTCTTTGACATACCGGTTGACCATCTGCACGCGGCGCCGGTCATCGTCAAATACCTGCGGGAGAAACAGTTTGAAAACACGGTGATAGTTTCCCCCGATCCGGGCGGAATGAAAACGGCCTATACTTATTCCCAGCTTCTTAAATCCAGTCTTGCCATTGTGGCCAAACAGCGCATGAGTCCCAGCGAGGTGGCGACCCACACCCTCGTCGGCGATGTCGCCGGCAAAACGGCCATCATGGTTGACGATTTAATTTCAACCGGCGGCACGCTTTGCGCGGCCGCCAGGCTTTTGCAGGAACGCAAAGTAAAAGAAATTTATGCGGCCGTGAGCCACGGTGTTTTTACGCCCGCGGCCTGTGAAAAGCTGAAAGAGGCCCCCATCAAGGAGTTTATCATAACCGATAGCGTTCCCCTGCGTGTGCCTGCCGGAACTCTGCCGATCCGCGTGCTCAGTGTGGCGGAACTGCTGGCCGAGGCCATTGTCCGCATTCATAACAATCAATCGGTGTCATCATTATTTATAACTTAACCCGGGGGAAATAAACATTATGATCCAGCAAATAGAAAGTCTTAAATTATCCGCTCAGAAAAGAGAAAATTCCGGCTCCCGGCAGGCCCAGCGGCTCCGGAAGAACGGATGGCTGCCCGGCATTGTTTACGATTCGGCCGGCAAGTCGGCGCCGATCCAGACCAAACGGCATGAGTTTGAGGTTTTGTTGCGCAACCAGCAGGGGCAAAACATTATCCTGG encodes the following:
- a CDS encoding ribose-phosphate pyrophosphokinase, yielding MKIFSGSANIPLAKGIADTVGIPIGAINISHFPDGEIAVKILDNIRGKDVFIIQPTCYPPNENVMELLIVIDAMRRASAARITAVMPFYGYARQDRKDQPRVPITAKLIANLLVAAGANRLLAMDFHSQQVQGFFDIPVDHLHAAPVIVKYLREKQFENTVIVSPDPGGMKTAYTYSQLLKSSLAIVAKQRMSPSEVATHTLVGDVAGKTAIMVDDLISTGGTLCAAARLLQERKVKEIYAAVSHGVFTPAACEKLKEAPIKEFIITDSVPLRVPAGTLPIRVLSVAELLAEAIVRIHNNQSVSSLFIT
- the ispE gene encoding 4-(cytidine 5'-diphospho)-2-C-methyl-D-erythritol kinase, which translates into the protein MIRLKAAAKINLFLDVFGKRLDGYHNIQSLLLPISLFDTIRIESRSANIFVSIPPVCRFRGIPWPFLMADKKENLVTRAAELLKKHCGCRKGAAIFLTKRIPIGAGLGGGSADAAAVLIGLNRLWKTGLSREQLMEIGAQIGCDVPALIHGGAICMAGRGETIAAVSRLIKRDFRLLLIYPGFAISTGDIYRRYSAGYRRRPAGRFRSAAEHSVVDARFEKVVSGLESGSLRLIGEGLFNAMEKTVFHKYPLLEMMKKSLEKAGAKHVLLTGSGSTMFVLLEKEAEGERIARFIRKQIDSPLWTQVVHTIGKRENEFAI